A single genomic interval of Zingiber officinale cultivar Zhangliang chromosome 4A, Zo_v1.1, whole genome shotgun sequence harbors:
- the LOC121971101 gene encoding protein SMAX1-like — MRAGLSTILQTLTPEASGVLTQSIAEAARRCHGQTTPLHVAATLLAASGGILRQACVRSHPQSSHPLQCRALELCFSVALDRLSAANPGLAATAEPPISNALMAALKRAQANQRRGCPEQQQQPLLAVKVELEQLLMSILDDPAVSRVMREASFSSIAVKAAVEQSLSSPSFSTATAAPAASVISLATASPIPSASPLHILTNRAAVSRNSYLNPRLHQHQSSNVNTALISAGGATDHPRGEEVKRVLDILSRSRKRNPVLVGDCNLDAVLREVLHRMIPSIDASSPLRNAQVLPFAKNITAAVPALDHSQITSKIRELGSSIECMISSGGRGVIVDLGDLKWLIETPSSAGSIQPPKPAIPEAGRAAVAEMGRLWKRFEESRRLWLIAVATSATYLRCQVYHPTMEMDWDLQAMPITSRSSFHNMFPRLGASSISGNSVEGLTASEGITGASAAAVPLKRPPGSFDPSSRRTTLCPVCTEGYECELAKHVADECKKCSGKSNESEGLPQWLQVAKLSSVGSTKVSAPLQCEEDWKQNTEELLQRWSDTCSQLHLNYSQMPINSRIPFSSAMSKNLSVRRPHPPSELKLTSSRSHLSQILEISQDAGAAKLPTSHPGSPVKTDLVLGSSNVSNCSLEKTQKERLSDLNGCTRNMLAGQQRAEIAGGFNIDMFKRLLKELTESVNWQQEAASAVVDVVMRCKSGNGKRRGGAMKRDTWLLLIGPDKVGKKKMANTLAELVFSTGPTVIDFGRASSAIDNDEESNLSYRGRTLMDQIVEAVRKNPFSMIVLENIDQADMLIQGRIKQAIEGGRLLDSYGREVSLGSIIFVLIADCLPEELRCSYHSFMQYEQTILDSAYGGMQLELTTGDRPGKRYPNWVCDTDQPIKIRKESAVSANLSLDLNLSVGVDADAGEGSRNSSDITTEHEYDKGRLAINGSTSSLAPELIELVDKAVTFKPVDFAQLRKSILESLPVKFRAIMGKGRAIRIDDDSLNRIVGGLWLSGTTLDDWAERTLVPSLRQLRDNLKADRDGLVVIRLSTIKGDQVPRSRSSDWLPTIVAKRSTDG; from the exons ATGAGGGCGGGGCTGAGCACGATCCTGCAGACGCTGACACCGGAGGCATCGGGCGTTCTGACGCAATCCATCGCCGAGGCGGCGCGGCGGTGCCACGGGCAGACGACGCCGCTCCACGTCGCGGCGACCCTCCTGGCCGCCTCCGGCGGGATTCTGCGCCAGGCATGCGTCCGCTCGCATCCGCAGTCGTCCCATCCCCTGCAGTGCCGCGCGCTCGAGCTCTGTTTCTCCGTTGCCCTAGACCGCCTCTCCGCCGCCAATCCCGGTCTCGCCGCGACCGCCGAGCCTCCAATCTCGAACGCGCTCATGGCGGCCCTCAAGCGCGCACAGGCCAACCAGCGCCGCGGGTGCCCCGAGCAGCAGCAACAGCCGCTCCTCGCCGTTAAGGTCGAGCTAGAGCAGCTCCTTATGTCCATCCTCGACGACCCCGCCGTCAGCCGCGTGATGCGCGAGGCCAGCTTCTCTTCCATCGCTGTCAAGGCCGCCGTCGAGCAATCCCTCTCATCCCCTTCTTTCTCCACCGCCACCGCTGCACCCGCGGCATCAGTTATTTCCCTCGCCACTGCCTCTCCCATTCCCTCCGCTTCCCCCCTTCACATTCTCACCAACCGCGCCGCCGTCTCCCGCAATTCCTACCTGAATCCCCGCCTCCACCAGCACCAGAGCAGCAACGTCAATACTGCCCTGATTTCTGCCGGAGGTGCCACCGACCATCCGAGGGGCGAGGAAGTGAAGCGTGTTTTAGACATCCTCTCCAGATCCAGAAAGAGAAACCCCGTCCTTGTCGGAGACTGCAATCTCGACGCTGTCTTGCGAGAAGTGCTCCACAGGATGATTCCATCAATCGACGCTTCGTCGCCGCTGCGGAACGCCCAAGTTCTCCCCTTCGCCAAGAATATCACCGCTGCCGTCCCCGCCCTCGACCATTCTCAGATCACCAGCAAGATCAGGGAGCTTGGCAGTTCGATCGAGTGCATGATCAGCAGTGGTGGCCGAGGCGTGATTGTTGATCTAGGAGACCTCAAATGGCTCATCGAGACCCCCAGCAGTGCTGGCTCAATCCAGCCACCAAAGCCAGCCATCCCTGAAGCCGGCAGGGCGGCAGTGGCGGAGATGGGCAGGCTTTGGAAGCGGTTCGAAGAAAGTCGCAGACTCTGGTTAATTGCGGTGGCTACTTCAGCGACGTACCTCCGGTGCCAGGTGTACCACCCAACAATGGAGATGGACTGGGATCTTCAAGCCATGCCAATCACATCGAGATCATCCTTCCACAACATGTTTCCAAG GCTCGGGGCAAGTAGCATAAGTGGCAACTCTGTAGAGGGTCTAACAGCATCTGAAGGTATAACAGGAGCAAGTGCTGCTGCAGTTCCCCTGAAACGTCCACCTGGAAGTTTCGATCCCTCTTCTCGAAGAACAACCCTATGCCCTGTGTGCACGGAGGGTTATGAGTGTGAATTAGCCAAACATGTCGCCGATGAATGCAAGAAATGCTCTGGGAAATCGAATGAGAGTGAGGGGTTGCCGCAGTGGTTACAAGTTGCCAAGCTTAGTAGTGTTGGCAGCACCAAGGTCTCTGCTCCTCTTCAG TGCGAGGAGGATTGGAAGCAGAACACTGAAGAACTGCTGCAGAGATGGAGTGATACTTGTTCCCAACTTCATCTGAATTATAGTCAGATGCCAATCAACTCTAGGATACCATTTTCTTCAGCAATGTCCAAGAATTTGAGTGTTCGGAGACCACATCCACCGTCTGAGCTCAAGTTAACGTCATCGCGAAGCCACTTATCCCAGATACTAGAAATTAGTCAGGACGCTGGTGCAGCAAAACTGCCAACCAGCCATCCTGGAAGTCCAGTAAAGACCGATCTAGTCCTTGGGAGCTCAAATGTTTCCAATTGTTCGCTGGAGAAAACACAGAAGGAGCGCCTCAGTGATCTCAATGGGTGCACTCGGAACATGTTGGCTGGTCAGCAGAGAGCTGAAATTGCTGGAGGTTTTAACATTGACATGTTTAAGAGGCTACTCAAAGAGCTCACAGAGAGTGTCAATTGGCAACAGGAAGCTGCTTCAGCTGTTGTTGATGTTGTCATGCGATGCAAATCTGGAAATGGAAAGAGGAGGGGAGGTGCTATGAAACGAGATACTTGGCTTCTTCTCATCGGGCCTGACAAGGTCGGCAAGAAGAAGATGGCTAACACTCTAGCTGAGTTAGTTTTCAGCACTGGTCCTACGGTTATTGACTTTGGTCGTGCTTCAAGTGCCATTGACAATGACGAAGAGTCGAATTTAAGTTACCGTGGAAGGACATTGATGGACCAAATAGTTGAAGCAGTGCGGAAGAACCCTTTCTCAATGATTGTACTTGAGAACATAGATCAAGCAGACATGCTGATACAAGGTAGAATTAAACAAGCAATAGAGGGGGGTCGTCTACTTGATTCGTATGGCCGGGAGGTCAGTTTAGGGAGTATCATCTTTGTTCTTATCGCAGATTGCCTGCCAGAAGAGCTCAGATGCTCGTATCATTCCTTCATGCAGTACGAGCAGACCATCCTAGATTCTGCTTATGGGGGAATGCAACTGGAGCTTACAACTGGGGATCGGCCTGGAAAACGGTATCCAAACTGGGTTTGTGATACTGATCAACCAATCAAGATACGAAAGGAGTCTGCTGTTAGTGCTAACCTTTCACTTGATCTGAACTTATCTGTTGGGGTGGATGCTGATGCCGGGGAAGGATCACGGAACTCAAGTGACATCACCACTGAGCATGAGTATGACAAGGGCAGGCTTGCTATTAATGGTTCAACATCTTCATTGGCACCAGAACTCATTGAGCTAGTTGACAAAGCTGTAACATTCAAGCCGGTTGACTTTGCTCAACTCCGTAAGAGCATCCTTGAGTCATTGCCGGTCAAATTTAGAGCTATTATGGGCAAGGGAAGAGCAATAAGGATCGACGATGATTCTCTCAATAGAATAGTAGGCGGTCTGTGGCTCAGTGGCACAACTCTTGATGACTGGGCCGAGAGGACGTTGGTTCCTAGCTTGAGGCAACTAAGAGACAACTTGAAGGCCGATCGTGATGGGCTTGTAGTAATCAGGCTATCAACAATAAAAGGGGACCAAGTGCCTAGAAGTAGAAGCAGTGATTGGTTACCGACAATTGTGGCCAAACGAAGCACCGACGGGTAA